Proteins from a single region of Armatimonadota bacterium:
- a CDS encoding glycosyl transferase family 36 — translation MQYGRFSDDGREFLITTHSPPRPWINYLSNEHYCALCSHTGGGYSFYESAGYDRILGGYPSLAVLRDRPGRYIYVRDADNPKHCWGLTWQPTMVEPERWESGHGQGYTWVRSLYFDLEGEVTFVVPRDDDLELWLVKLRNTGAQPRSFNLFFYADWCLGNYAYHLTEHAFAELFTQTWVADGIIHATSRYWNKPTRDGLPPNEAWDKLAFFAGDFEVHGYDTSEEDFIGMYRSWHCPLAVERGACSNTAASGKAAAAALQHNLSLAPGEERELAAILGVAFDREGVQRLVRKYRRRGAGAAAVAQVKSYWDSYLARVRVRTPDPRFDLSVNIWNKYQAWVTAHWSRMDSYYIGGGSIVGFRDSWQDLLGVLPNDPRWSRQRMLYLLRHQFSDGSCLHNWDPRTDIGVKSGHSDDPLWLALGMVFYLKETGEFGLLDSRVPYHDGPEGTVYEHLVRAIDYTLGRFSPRGLPLMGAADWNDGLDFVGREGRGESVMVAGHLCWMLHEVRELAQRRGDERRARRYTAECSLLADRVNDLCWDGEWYIRATTDEGRVLGSAHDEEGRIFLNAQTWCVIAGIAADERARRCLDAVAEHLDTPYGPCLFLPAYRRPDPEIGIITRFAPGTKENGTIFNHPVCWAIIAECKLGRGDRAYDLWRRTSFITRGEEPDVYKAEPYVYSEFVCGPDSEDFGQGEFSWATGTAAWMWRACLDWILGVHPAWDGLRIDPCMPGEWERAEVTRPFRGATYHIVIEKPRGVCCGEVTLTCDGEQLAGNIIPPHDDNETHEVRAVVHPRR, via the coding sequence ATGCAATACGGTCGTTTCAGCGATGACGGCAGGGAGTTCCTCATAACCACCCACTCCCCCCCGCGGCCATGGATCAACTACCTGTCGAATGAACACTACTGCGCCCTGTGCTCGCACACGGGGGGCGGTTATTCGTTCTACGAGAGCGCGGGGTATGACCGCATCCTGGGGGGGTACCCGTCGCTGGCGGTGCTGCGCGACCGCCCGGGGCGCTACATCTACGTGCGCGACGCGGATAACCCCAAGCACTGCTGGGGGCTGACGTGGCAGCCGACGATGGTGGAGCCGGAGCGCTGGGAGAGCGGCCACGGTCAGGGCTATACCTGGGTGCGCTCGCTGTACTTCGACCTCGAGGGCGAAGTCACGTTCGTCGTGCCACGCGACGACGACCTCGAGCTGTGGCTGGTCAAGCTGCGCAACACCGGCGCGCAGCCCCGCAGCTTCAACCTCTTCTTCTACGCCGACTGGTGCCTGGGCAACTACGCCTACCACCTGACCGAGCACGCTTTCGCCGAGCTCTTCACCCAGACCTGGGTCGCGGACGGCATCATCCACGCCACCTCGCGCTACTGGAACAAGCCGACGCGCGACGGCTTGCCGCCCAATGAGGCGTGGGACAAGCTCGCCTTCTTCGCCGGCGACTTCGAGGTGCACGGCTACGACACCTCGGAGGAGGACTTCATCGGCATGTACCGCTCGTGGCACTGCCCGCTGGCGGTGGAGCGAGGGGCGTGCTCCAACACCGCCGCCAGCGGCAAGGCGGCGGCGGCGGCACTCCAGCACAACCTATCGCTGGCCCCCGGCGAGGAGCGCGAGCTGGCGGCGATCCTGGGCGTGGCCTTCGACCGCGAGGGCGTCCAGCGCCTGGTGCGCAAGTACCGCCGGCGCGGCGCGGGCGCCGCCGCCGTGGCGCAGGTCAAGTCATACTGGGATTCCTACCTTGCGCGGGTCCGGGTGCGGACTCCGGACCCGCGCTTCGACCTGTCGGTCAACATCTGGAACAAGTACCAGGCGTGGGTGACCGCGCACTGGTCGCGCATGGACTCCTACTACATCGGCGGGGGCTCGATCGTGGGCTTCCGCGATAGCTGGCAGGACCTGCTCGGGGTCTTGCCCAACGACCCCCGGTGGAGCCGGCAGCGCATGCTCTACCTGCTGCGCCACCAGTTCTCCGACGGTAGTTGCCTGCACAACTGGGACCCGCGCACCGACATCGGCGTCAAGAGTGGGCATTCCGACGACCCCTTGTGGCTCGCTCTGGGCATGGTCTTCTACCTCAAGGAGACGGGCGAGTTCGGCCTCCTGGACTCGCGCGTGCCCTACCACGACGGCCCGGAGGGAACGGTCTACGAGCACCTGGTGCGGGCGATTGACTACACGTTGGGCCGCTTCAGCCCACGGGGCCTGCCGCTGATGGGCGCCGCCGACTGGAACGACGGCCTCGACTTCGTGGGACGCGAGGGGCGCGGTGAGAGCGTGATGGTGGCCGGCCACCTGTGCTGGATGCTGCACGAGGTGCGCGAGCTCGCGCAGCGCCGCGGCGACGAGCGGCGGGCGCGGCGCTACACCGCCGAGTGCTCCTTGCTCGCCGATCGCGTCAATGACCTATGCTGGGACGGCGAGTGGTATATTCGCGCGACCACGGATGAGGGCCGAGTGCTCGGCTCCGCGCACGACGAGGAAGGCCGCATCTTCCTCAACGCCCAGACCTGGTGCGTGATCGCGGGCATCGCCGCCGACGAGCGCGCGCGGCGGTGCCTGGACGCGGTGGCGGAGCATCTCGACACCCCCTACGGCCCGTGCCTGTTCCTGCCCGCCTACCGTCGGCCCGATCCCGAGATCGGCATCATCACCCGCTTCGCCCCCGGCACCAAGGAAAACGGCACCATCTTCAACCACCCCGTGTGCTGGGCCATCATCGCCGAATGCAAGCTCGGACGCGGCGACCGCGCCTACGACCTGTGGCGGCGGACGTCGTTCATCACCCGCGGCGAGGAACCCGACGTCTACAAGGCTGAGCCCTACGTCTATTCCGAGTTCGTGTGCGGGCCCGATTCCGAGGACTTCGGTCAGGGGGAGTTCTCGTGGGCCACTGGCACCGCGGCGTGGATGTGGCGGGCGTGCTTGGACTGGATCCTGGGCGTCCACCCGGCGTGGGACGGCCTGAGAATAGACCCCTGCATGCCCGGCGAGTGGGAGCGCGCCGAGGTCACGCGGCCCTTCCGCGGAGCCACCTATCACATCGTAATCGAGAAGCCCAGGGGCGTATGCTGCGGCGAGGTCACGCTCACCTGCGACGGGGAGCAGCTCGCGGGCAACATCATCCCGCCCCACGACGACAATGAGACCCACGAAGTGCGCGCGGTAGTGCATCCACGCCGGTGA
- a CDS encoding sulfatase has protein sequence MTTNGWPEAEPPARANLAAAQEACGAANIVICVIDAARADHLGCYGYDRPTTPEIDRVAAHGTRFTHAVTDAPFTLAAITSLYTGQYYDTHGVSTASMRIPTELVTLPEACRAAGMRTAVITGSGMIIRGHGLGDGVDHFQVILDRDPAQGSVPALRKAWGAWLDDNRDERFFLYVHIMPPHHPYERAGPFRGRFDRNYRGALPPTSELLLQRDADVLKLSPRDVTHMVDMYDEALAYADWAVGRLVDDLRARGLLDKTVLVLLADHGEAFGEHGQFLHGNTVYNEMTHMPLILRFPAGVKGAAAEVDSLIQLSDLAPTLGALCGFQMPQEQVQGLDASGVIFGDRANARPAAFSTCLALPRIQHAVEIPGAKGIFNDRGRLVQVFDLKADPLERRNLITRRPELAQRLSALWRAWAERQTYIRGAPPAKEGELDPDIREWLRTLGYL, from the coding sequence ATGACCACCAACGGCTGGCCCGAGGCCGAACCCCCTGCGCGCGCGAACCTTGCCGCGGCGCAGGAGGCTTGCGGCGCGGCAAATATCGTGATCTGTGTCATCGACGCCGCGCGCGCGGACCACCTGGGCTGCTATGGCTACGACCGGCCCACCACGCCGGAGATAGACCGCGTGGCGGCGCACGGCACGCGCTTTACCCATGCCGTGACCGATGCCCCCTTCACCCTCGCCGCCATTACCTCGCTGTACACCGGCCAGTACTACGATACCCACGGCGTGTCCACCGCCTCCATGCGCATCCCGACCGAGTTGGTGACCCTGCCCGAGGCCTGTCGCGCGGCGGGCATGCGCACGGCCGTTATCACCGGCAGCGGGATGATCATTCGCGGCCACGGTTTGGGCGACGGCGTTGACCATTTCCAGGTCATCCTCGACCGCGACCCGGCGCAGGGCAGCGTCCCCGCGCTGCGCAAGGCCTGGGGTGCATGGCTCGACGACAACCGGGACGAGCGCTTCTTCCTCTACGTCCACATCATGCCGCCCCATCACCCCTACGAGCGCGCGGGGCCGTTTCGCGGCCGGTTCGACCGGAACTACCGGGGGGCGCTGCCGCCGACCAGCGAACTCCTGCTGCAGCGCGATGCCGACGTGCTCAAGCTGTCGCCGCGCGATGTCACGCATATGGTCGACATGTACGACGAGGCGCTGGCCTACGCCGACTGGGCGGTAGGGCGACTGGTGGACGACCTGCGCGCGCGGGGCTTGCTCGACAAGACGGTGCTGGTCCTCTTGGCTGATCACGGCGAGGCCTTCGGCGAGCACGGGCAGTTCCTGCACGGCAATACCGTGTACAATGAGATGACTCACATGCCGCTGATCTTGCGCTTTCCCGCCGGGGTGAAGGGCGCGGCGGCGGAGGTGGACAGCCTGATCCAACTCAGCGACTTGGCGCCGACCCTGGGCGCGCTGTGCGGGTTCCAGATGCCGCAGGAACAGGTGCAGGGCCTGGACGCCTCGGGCGTGATCTTCGGCGACCGCGCCAACGCGCGCCCGGCCGCTTTTTCAACGTGCCTCGCTTTGCCCCGGATTCAGCATGCGGTGGAGATCCCGGGCGCCAAGGGCATCTTCAATGACCGCGGCCGTCTGGTACAGGTGTTCGACCTCAAGGCGGATCCCCTCGAGCGCCGGAACCTCATCACCCGTCGTCCCGAGCTCGCGCAGCGACTGTCGGCGCTGTGGCGGGCGTGGGCCGAGCGCCAAACCTATATCCGCGGCGCGCCTCCCGCCAAGGAGGGCGAGCTCGACCCCGACATCCGCGAGTGGCTGCGGACGCTGGGCTATCTCTGA
- a CDS encoding trypsin-like peptidase domain-containing protein: MPVYDVSDRRGRALAAVLVVIVLVVIAVTAVTWRMVRERGARPYRLGAAGALPEDISRAVARVAPAVVRIDTTAGAGPGALLPGLFGGPQDLFPHPGQGSGVIVNGRHGYVLTNAHVVAGARAIWVVLPSGRSLRGRLLGADVVTDIAVVQIRGRNLPEAELGSSEALAVGSWVIAVGNPFGLENTVTTGVLSAKGRTIAGEGASAVTDLLQTDAAINAGNSGGALIDLRGQVVGMPTAIVPYAKGIGFAVASDTVKAVLPELVRAGKVSYPWLGIAYGTPRTQPGAVVERVLPHTPAARAGLRQGDLIVALDGRAVRRREDVARIIRAKRPGDKLTITIRREGEDRKIGLRLAEMARER; this comes from the coding sequence TTGCCTGTTTATGATGTGAGCGACCGCCGCGGGCGAGCCCTGGCGGCGGTGCTGGTGGTGATCGTGCTCGTGGTCATTGCGGTCACGGCGGTAACGTGGCGGATGGTGCGCGAGCGCGGCGCTCGCCCCTACCGGCTGGGGGCGGCGGGGGCGCTGCCGGAGGATATCAGCCGGGCGGTGGCGCGAGTGGCGCCGGCGGTGGTGCGGATTGACACGACGGCGGGGGCCGGGCCGGGAGCGCTCTTGCCGGGGCTGTTTGGGGGTCCCCAGGATCTCTTCCCGCACCCCGGCCAAGGCTCAGGGGTGATCGTCAATGGGCGGCACGGTTATGTCTTGACCAACGCTCACGTGGTGGCAGGGGCGCGCGCGATTTGGGTGGTGCTGCCGTCGGGGCGCAGCTTGCGCGGGAGATTGCTGGGCGCGGATGTGGTCACCGACATCGCGGTGGTGCAGATCCGTGGGCGGAATCTGCCCGAGGCCGAGCTGGGCAGCTCGGAGGCGCTGGCGGTCGGCAGTTGGGTGATCGCGGTCGGCAACCCCTTCGGACTGGAGAACACGGTGACGACGGGCGTGCTGAGCGCGAAGGGCCGTACCATCGCCGGCGAGGGGGCGAGTGCGGTGACGGACCTGCTGCAGACCGACGCGGCAATCAACGCCGGCAACAGCGGCGGGGCCCTGATTGACCTGCGCGGGCAAGTGGTGGGAATGCCGACCGCGATCGTGCCCTATGCCAAGGGCATCGGTTTCGCGGTGGCGAGCGACACCGTGAAGGCCGTCCTGCCGGAGCTGGTGCGGGCGGGCAAGGTCTCCTACCCGTGGTTGGGCATCGCCTACGGGACGCCGCGGACGCAACCGGGCGCGGTCGTCGAGCGCGTGCTGCCCCATACGCCGGCGGCGCGGGCGGGGCTGCGCCAGGGTGACCTGATCGTGGCCCTGGACGGACGCGCGGTCCGACGCAGGGAGGACGTCGCGCGCATCATCCGCGCCAAACGCCCTGGGGACAAGCTGACGATAACCATCCGCCGCGAGGGCGAGGATCGGAAGATCGGGTTGCGCCTGGCGGAGATGGCGCGGGAGCGCTAG
- a CDS encoding FAD-dependent oxidoreductase → MGTEVEPQAPCLAACPVHTDTRGYAECIAEGHYEEALDLLLAANPFTSVCGRICHHPCEQSCRRAQVDAPVALRQLKRFVVEATGDYRQRRRAPVEHTRCERIAIIGAGPAGLTAAHDLARAGFGVTVFEAADTPGGMLGQTIPRYRLPYAVLREDIDDILALGVELRTRCAVGKEVQLAQLQRDFDVVLIATGLSESRALGVPGIDSRGVLLALPFLRAVAAGRPPALGERVVVIGGGNVAMDVARSARRLGAGEVTAVSLESRKELPAWDWEVQEALEEGVKLAPSWGPQEVLAEDGAVTGIVLKRCVRVFDEQGKFSPSFDDSETTELPADSIVLSIGQRADLACVEGSQVATRPGDRLQYDPETMATSERGVFACGEVVTGPGAAVEAVADAHRAARAISHFLDTGELLRQAPKEELPALSELPDDVLRRVRSRGRVEVPLTPAEARVRDFSEFEPCFCESEACAEARRCLACTAGAVPDEERCAACLTCVRVCPFGVATVTSTAAMPAEKCQACGLCAAVCPAAAIALKRFDPDRLGSELQHLVGALEAAAPPTLVVSFGCLFATTSRRLLEQTAQEVKDTGVARVVVPCVARLSVPDLLKPFEMGAAGVCVIACAEGDCAYPTADEQLAMRVEQVRRILDELGLGRERLELARTVGTAEASWPTIWDDFKTRLERAPVEQRGEAE, encoded by the coding sequence ATGGGTACCGAGGTCGAGCCCCAGGCCCCATGCCTGGCGGCGTGTCCGGTGCACACCGACACGCGCGGCTACGCTGAATGCATCGCCGAGGGACACTACGAGGAGGCCCTGGACCTGCTGCTGGCGGCCAACCCTTTCACCTCCGTCTGCGGGCGCATCTGCCATCACCCCTGCGAGCAAAGCTGCCGCCGCGCCCAGGTTGACGCCCCGGTCGCGCTGCGCCAGCTCAAGCGCTTCGTGGTCGAGGCGACCGGCGACTATCGCCAGCGCCGCCGCGCCCCGGTCGAGCATACGCGCTGCGAGCGCATCGCTATCATCGGCGCCGGCCCCGCGGGCCTCACCGCCGCCCACGATCTGGCGCGCGCGGGCTTCGGGGTGACCGTCTTCGAGGCTGCCGACACGCCGGGCGGGATGCTGGGGCAGACCATCCCCCGCTATCGGTTGCCCTACGCGGTGCTGCGCGAGGACATTGACGACATCCTGGCGCTGGGGGTGGAGCTGCGCACCCGGTGCGCCGTCGGCAAGGAAGTCCAGCTCGCCCAACTCCAGCGGGACTTTGACGTCGTGCTCATCGCCACCGGGTTGAGCGAGAGCCGCGCCCTGGGGGTGCCGGGGATTGACAGCCGTGGGGTGCTGCTGGCCTTGCCGTTTCTGCGGGCGGTGGCCGCCGGCCGGCCGCCGGCGCTGGGGGAGCGGGTGGTCGTGATCGGCGGCGGCAACGTCGCCATGGATGTCGCGCGCTCGGCGCGGCGGCTGGGGGCGGGCGAGGTGACGGCGGTTTCACTGGAGTCGCGGAAGGAGCTGCCGGCCTGGGACTGGGAGGTGCAGGAGGCGCTGGAGGAAGGCGTCAAGCTGGCCCCGTCGTGGGGCCCGCAGGAGGTGCTGGCCGAGGACGGCGCCGTCACCGGCATCGTCCTCAAGCGCTGTGTGCGCGTGTTCGACGAGCAGGGCAAGTTCAGTCCGTCGTTTGACGACAGCGAGACGACCGAACTGCCGGCCGACAGCATCGTCCTCTCCATCGGGCAGCGGGCGGATCTGGCATGCGTGGAGGGATCGCAGGTCGCCACCCGCCCGGGCGACCGGCTCCAGTACGATCCGGAAACGATGGCGACCTCCGAGCGCGGCGTCTTCGCCTGCGGCGAAGTCGTCACCGGCCCGGGGGCGGCGGTGGAGGCGGTGGCGGACGCGCATCGCGCGGCGCGGGCGATCTCGCATTTCCTGGACACCGGCGAGCTGCTGCGGCAGGCGCCCAAGGAGGAGTTGCCGGCGCTGAGCGAGCTGCCGGACGACGTGCTGCGGCGCGTACGCAGCCGGGGGCGCGTCGAGGTGCCGCTGACGCCGGCCGAGGCGCGCGTGCGTGATTTCTCCGAGTTCGAGCCGTGCTTCTGCGAATCCGAGGCCTGCGCCGAGGCGCGCCGGTGCCTGGCTTGCACCGCCGGGGCGGTGCCGGACGAGGAGCGCTGCGCCGCCTGTCTGACCTGCGTGCGGGTGTGTCCGTTCGGCGTCGCCACGGTGACCAGCACGGCGGCCATGCCGGCGGAGAAGTGTCAAGCCTGCGGCCTGTGCGCGGCGGTATGCCCGGCAGCGGCGATCGCGCTCAAGCGCTTCGACCCCGACCGCCTGGGGAGCGAGCTTCAGCACCTGGTGGGGGCTCTGGAGGCGGCGGCGCCGCCCACGCTGGTGGTGTCGTTCGGCTGCCTGTTTGCCACTACCAGTCGGCGCTTGCTGGAGCAGACCGCGCAGGAGGTCAAGGACACCGGCGTGGCACGGGTGGTCGTGCCGTGCGTGGCGCGGCTAAGCGTGCCGGACCTGCTGAAACCGTTCGAGATGGGCGCCGCCGGGGTGTGCGTCATCGCCTGTGCCGAGGGTGACTGCGCCTATCCGACCGCCGACGAGCAGTTGGCGATGAGGGTCGAACAGGTACGGCGCATCTTGGACGAGTTGGGCCTGGGCCGCGAGCGGTTGGAGCTGGCGCGGACGGTGGGGACGGCCGAGGCCTCCTGGCCCACCATCTGGGATGACTTCAAGACAAGGCTCGAGCGCGCCCCGGTCGAGCAAAGAGGCGAGGCAGAATGA
- a CDS encoding methylenetetrahydrofolate reductase C-terminal domain-containing protein — MIVAEAKSLSEVEGFVRQYSKVLVVGCGECVTVCHAGGEKEVKTVAGALRIAARRDQRAQELVEDCVTRQCEPEFVQPIIELVEREGIAAVLSLACGVGVNFLAERLGEVPVFPGVDTKFYGACTEPGVWAEMCAGCGECVLHLTGGICPVARCAKSILNGPCGGSNQGKCEISPDVDCAWALIIERMRKLGTLDRLAELTPARDWSHSAHGGPRRVVREDLRQIAVEGEETAEKESVAAS; from the coding sequence ATGATTGTAGCGGAAGCAAAGTCACTGAGTGAGGTCGAGGGGTTCGTCCGGCAGTACAGCAAGGTCCTGGTCGTGGGCTGCGGGGAGTGCGTGACCGTGTGTCACGCGGGAGGTGAGAAGGAAGTCAAGACCGTCGCCGGCGCGCTGCGCATCGCCGCGCGCCGGGACCAGCGCGCGCAGGAGCTGGTGGAGGACTGCGTCACGCGCCAGTGCGAGCCGGAGTTCGTTCAGCCGATCATCGAGCTGGTGGAGCGCGAAGGCATCGCCGCCGTGCTGTCGTTGGCCTGCGGGGTCGGCGTCAACTTCCTGGCCGAGCGGCTGGGCGAGGTGCCGGTGTTTCCGGGGGTGGACACCAAGTTCTACGGCGCGTGCACCGAGCCCGGGGTCTGGGCCGAGATGTGCGCGGGCTGCGGCGAGTGCGTGCTGCACCTGACGGGAGGGATTTGTCCCGTCGCGCGCTGCGCAAAGTCCATCCTCAACGGCCCGTGCGGGGGCAGCAACCAGGGCAAGTGCGAGATCAGCCCCGACGTGGACTGCGCCTGGGCGCTGATCATCGAGCGCATGCGGAAGCTGGGTACGCTCGACCGGTTAGCGGAGCTGACGCCGGCGCGGGACTGGTCGCACTCGGCGCACGGCGGACCGCGCCGGGTGGTGCGCGAGGATCTGCGCCAGATCGCGGTCGAGGGTGAGGAAACGGCGGAAAAGGAGAGCGTGGCGGCATCATGA
- a CDS encoding methylenetetrahydrofolate reductase gives MNSGSNLERVLAAGHFAVTAEIGPPMDCNAEVVLEKARLLKGYADAFNITDCQTAVVRMSSLASAVLIMREGLEPVLQMTCRDRNRIAIQADLLGAAALGIRNCLCIAGDHQSFGAAGRLKGHPGAKNVYDVDSIQLVSILKGLRDDGRQQGGDEIELRPPFFIGAVWTPMGDPIDFRPLRLGKKVAAGADFIQTQGVYDMDLFRQQMARARDLGLHERTALLAGIIVPRNLGMLKYMDSAVAGVSVPQELMQRMARARDAAGDDKQQARGNQEQEGIRISVELIEQAREIEGVRGVHLQAIEWERKVPEIVEHAGLLPRPVVAPECGG, from the coding sequence ATGAACAGCGGCAGCAACCTGGAGCGGGTGTTGGCGGCGGGGCATTTCGCGGTGACCGCGGAGATCGGCCCCCCCATGGACTGCAACGCGGAGGTGGTGCTGGAGAAGGCGCGCCTGCTCAAGGGCTACGCCGACGCCTTCAACATCACTGATTGCCAGACCGCGGTGGTGCGCATGTCGAGCCTGGCCTCGGCGGTGCTCATCATGCGCGAGGGGCTGGAGCCGGTGCTGCAGATGACCTGCCGCGACCGCAACCGCATCGCCATCCAGGCCGACCTGCTGGGGGCGGCGGCGCTGGGGATTCGCAACTGCCTGTGCATCGCCGGCGACCATCAGTCCTTCGGCGCCGCCGGCAGACTCAAGGGCCACCCCGGCGCCAAGAACGTCTATGACGTGGATTCCATCCAGCTGGTGTCCATTCTCAAGGGCTTGCGCGACGACGGCCGCCAGCAGGGCGGGGACGAGATCGAGCTGCGACCGCCGTTCTTCATCGGCGCGGTGTGGACGCCCATGGGCGACCCCATTGACTTCCGGCCGCTGCGCCTGGGCAAGAAGGTCGCGGCCGGCGCCGATTTCATCCAAACCCAGGGCGTCTACGACATGGACCTCTTCCGGCAGCAGATGGCGCGCGCCCGCGACCTGGGGCTGCACGAGCGGACGGCCCTTCTGGCCGGTATCATCGTCCCGCGCAACCTGGGGATGCTCAAGTACATGGACAGCGCGGTGGCGGGGGTGAGCGTGCCCCAGGAGCTCATGCAGCGCATGGCCCGGGCGCGCGACGCTGCCGGCGACGACAAGCAGCAAGCGCGGGGCAACCAGGAGCAGGAGGGCATCCGCATCAGCGTCGAGCTGATCGAGCAGGCGCGGGAGATCGAGGGCGTGCGCGGGGTGCACCTCCAGGCCATCGAATGGGAGCGCAAAGTGCCCGAGATCGTGGAGCATGCGGGGCTGCTGCCACGCCCGGTCGTCGCCCCTGAGTGCGGGGGGTGA
- a CDS encoding helix-turn-helix domain-containing protein, producing MEAAIRLFARQGFARTTTKELAREAGISEGTIYKHFAGKQDILFAFIEREATARVRALLQPPQADGDEPFRRFFLDRFSTAAQPLPLLKVIIGEVLFDEEFARRYAEVARPRLALLEKRIAEHTRAGQFRQSTLSSPQGR from the coding sequence ATGGAGGCAGCGATCCGGCTCTTCGCCCGTCAGGGCTTCGCCCGGACTACGACCAAAGAGCTCGCCCGTGAGGCTGGTATCTCTGAGGGTACCATCTACAAGCACTTCGCCGGCAAGCAGGACATCCTCTTTGCGTTCATCGAGCGCGAGGCCACCGCGCGTGTGAGGGCACTGCTGCAGCCCCCGCAGGCCGACGGCGACGAGCCCTTCCGCCGGTTCTTCCTCGACCGCTTCTCCACCGCCGCGCAGCCCCTGCCCCTCTTGAAGGTCATTATCGGAGAGGTGCTTTTCGACGAGGAGTTCGCTCGCCGATATGCCGAGGTGGCCAGGCCTAGGCTGGCACTCCTCGAGAAGAGGATCGCCGAGCACACGCGGGCAGGGCAGTTTCGGCAGTCGACACTAAGCTCGCCGCAGGGGCGCTGA
- a CDS encoding efflux RND transporter periplasmic adaptor subunit, with the protein MRRRPSPWLAAGALLLLGAAAAAVWHVRAGREQPPSDRLFGNGTVEATEVDVTTQTPSKLISLTVQEGDRVRAGQRIASLDAAALDTQVAQAQSAAQTAEAQLGELQAGSRPQDIASARAQYEAAVNAKDQAKARLDLVRAGPRREDIAQLRAGVRQAQVTLDYAETELGRATRLEVNGAVARQQVDLARTQRDTAAAQLDAARQRLLEAERGSRQEDIRIARAALQQTESQVKAARATLDLALVGPRRETIAAAQARVAQAKAAVETARVQQSYAAITAPMDGTVTLRNLEPGDFVSPGTPIVRVAALDHVWLRAYVSETDLGRVKLGQSAEVRSDTYLGKVYRGRVIEISQEPEFTPKNVQTKEERVKLVFGVKIEVENANQELKPGMPVDASILVGAPLQKASR; encoded by the coding sequence ATGAGAAGGCGACCATCCCCATGGCTCGCTGCTGGGGCACTGCTCTTGCTCGGGGCCGCCGCGGCGGCGGTTTGGCATGTGCGGGCCGGCCGTGAGCAGCCACCTTCGGACCGGCTCTTCGGGAACGGCACCGTCGAGGCGACCGAGGTGGACGTAACCACGCAGACGCCTAGCAAGCTGATCTCCTTGACGGTGCAAGAGGGTGACCGGGTGCGGGCGGGTCAGCGCATTGCGTCGCTCGATGCAGCGGCTCTGGACACCCAGGTGGCGCAGGCGCAGAGCGCGGCCCAGACGGCGGAGGCGCAGCTCGGGGAACTGCAGGCCGGCAGTCGTCCGCAGGACATCGCTAGCGCGCGGGCGCAGTACGAGGCGGCGGTGAATGCCAAGGACCAGGCGAAGGCGCGTCTCGATCTCGTGAGGGCCGGCCCGCGCCGGGAGGACATCGCCCAGCTCCGCGCCGGCGTGCGTCAGGCGCAAGTGACGCTCGACTACGCGGAGACAGAGCTTGGCCGGGCGACGCGCCTGGAGGTGAACGGTGCGGTGGCGCGCCAGCAGGTGGATCTGGCGCGCACGCAGCGAGACACCGCGGCCGCGCAGTTGGATGCCGCGCGGCAGCGGTTGCTGGAGGCCGAGCGCGGCTCCCGCCAGGAGGACATCCGCATCGCCCGCGCCGCATTGCAGCAGACCGAGTCGCAGGTGAAGGCGGCCAGGGCCACCCTCGATCTCGCCCTCGTCGGTCCCCGCCGCGAGACCATCGCTGCCGCGCAGGCCCGCGTCGCGCAAGCCAAGGCCGCCGTTGAGACGGCACGCGTGCAGCAGAGCTATGCGGCCATCACTGCCCCTATGGATGGCACCGTGACCTTGCGCAACCTCGAGCCCGGCGATTTCGTCTCCCCGGGCACGCCCATCGTCCGGGTCGCCGCGCTTGACCACGTGTGGCTGCGCGCCTACGTCTCGGAGACAGACCTGGGACGGGTGAAGCTCGGGCAGTCTGCCGAGGTGAGGAGCGATACGTACCTGGGGAAGGTGTACCGCGGCCGCGTCATCGAGATCTCCCAGGAACCCGAGTTCACCCCCAAGAACGTGCAGACCAAGGAGGAGCGCGTGAAGCTCGTGTTCGGGGTGAAGATCGAGGTGGAGAATGCGAACCAAGAGTTGAAACCGGGGATGCCCGTGGACGCCTCCATCCTGGTGGGCGCGCCGCTCCAGAAGGCGAGCCGCTGA